The genomic interval GGGGCGGCTCCTTGGCACGAGGGAAGCCTCCGACGTGGTCGCCCCTGTCCACGAGGCCGCGGGGTGTGGAGCGTTGGGTTGAGGACTCGCGGAGCTCGTCCCTCCGATTCGCTCCGATTCGCTGCCTCCTCACCCACGACTCCGGGAGGCACGGGCCGTCAACCTCGGGATGCACAGCCACTTGACGACGGGGCGGCGGGTCTTGATGGTTCCGGGACACCCCGGTTCGCAACGCGACTCAACCCTAACCCGTCACCACCATGGATGTACCAGGCATTGTCAACGCAGTCCTCGAAATGAAGGGGCGCGACGTCTTCACGATTTTACCCGAGGCCACCGTGTTCGAGGCGATCCAGCAACTGGCTGCCCGGAACATCGGGGCGCTGCTGGTGATGGAGGGGGAGCAGTTGCGGGGGGTGTTTTCGGAGCGGGACTACACGCGGAAGGTGGCGTTGCAGGGACGATCCTCGAAGAAGACGAAGGTCCACGAAGTGATCACCGGGCGGGTGGTGGTGGTGCATCCGACGACGGCGGTGGCGGAGTGCCTTCGGTTGATGACGGGGAACCGCATCCGGCATCTGCCGGTGGTGGAGGAGGAGCGTGTCATCGGGCTGGTGTCGATCGGGGATCTGGTGAATTTCATCATGGGTTCCCAACAGGCCACGATCGAGCAGTTGCACAGCTACATTGCGGGAGGGTATCCGGGGTGACCCGGGGCGGGGGGTGCGCCCGGGTTGGGGCGTCGCATGACGCAATGGATTGGCTTTGGGGGGAAGGTTGGGCGCAGGATGGTCTGGACGACCATGCAACTGTTTGACTTGAGCGACGAGGTGGCGGTGGTGATCGGGGCCACGGGGGTCCTGGGCGGTGCCCTGGCCGAGGGGTTGGCGGCGGCGGGGGCCCGGGTGGCGGTGCTGGGGCGCAACGCCGAGCGCGGGCACGCGCGGGTGAAGGCCATTCAGGCGGCGGGCGGGACGGCGTCATTCTTCGCGACGGACGCCATGGTGCGGGAGAGTCTGGAGGGAGCCCGCGAGGCGGCGGTGGCGGCATTGGGGCCGGCATCGATCCTGGTCAACGCCGCGGGGGGGAACGATCCGAAGGTCACGGTGACGGCGGAGCGGGCGTTTGAGACCCTCGCGCCGGAGGATTGGAGGGCGAACTTCGATCTCAACCTGGTCGGTGGGGTGTTGCTGCCCTGCCAGGTGTTTGGACCGCCGATGGTGGCCCGCGGCCGGGGGAGCATCATCAATGTGGCCAGCGCCTCGGCGCATGTGCCGTTGTCGCGGGTGGTGGCGTATTCGGCGGCCAAGGCGGCGGTGCTCAATCTGACGCGGTTCCTGGCGCGGGAATGGGCGGCGCAGGGGGTGCGGGTGAACGCGATCACGCCGGGGTTCTTTCCGGCGGAGCAGAACCGGCGCTTGCTGTTCGAAGCGGACGGCACGCCGACACCCCGGGCGCGGGCGATCCTGGGACACACGCCGATGAACCGGTTTGGCGAGGCCCCGGAGCTGGTGGGTGCGGCGGTGTTTCTGGCCAGCGCGCGGGCCAGCGGGTTCGTGACGGGCACGGATCTGGTGGTGGACGGGGGATTTCTGGCGCAGACGATTTGAGAGGGAGGATCGGGGAGGGAAGCCATGACATTGAGTTTGCGGGAGTGGATGGCGCTGAGCGGGGTGAAGTTTGGCACCAGCGGGGCGCGTGGGCGGGTGACCGACATGACGGACCGGGTGTGCGAGGCGTACACCTCGGGGTTCCTGGGGTATCTGAGGCGGATCGGAGACTGGCCGGATGCGGGCGGGTTCGTGGCGGTGGCGGGGGATTTGCGACCCAGCACCGGGCGGATCATGGCGGCGGTGAGAAGGGCGATCCGGGCGGCGGGCGGCAGGCCCATCGCCTGCGGGCGGGTGCCGTCGCCGGCGGTGGCGTTGCTGGGGCTGGAACGGCGGATTCCGGCCATCATGGTGACCGGGAGCCACATCCCCGACGACCGCAATGGCATCAAGTTCAACAAGTCCTCCGGGGAAATCCTGAAGGACGATGAGGCCGGGATGATGGAGCAGGCGGTGGCGTGGGAGGAGACCGCGTACGATGGGGAAGGGGCGTGGCGCGGGGGGGCGGAGCCGGAACCCGAGCTGGATGAGGCAGCCGGGGAGGGGTATGTGCGCCGTTATCTCGAGGGGTTTCCCGGCCGGCCGCTCCGCGGACTGCGGCTGGGAATCTATCAGCACTCGGCGGTGGGGCGGGATCTGCTGATGCGGATCCTGAGCGGGCTGGGGGCCGAGACGGTGCCGTTGGGGAGGTCAGATCGATTTCTGCCGGTGGACACGGAGGCCATTCGGGAGGAGGACGTGGCCCTTGCCCGGGACTGGGCGGAGAAGGAACGGTTTGACGCCATCGTTTCGACCGACGGGGACAGCGACCGGCCTCTGGTGTCGGATGAGTCGGGGCGTTGGTTGCGAGGGGATGTGGCGGGAATCCTGTGCGCCCGGTTTCTTGGGGCCGAGGCGGTGGTGACGCCGGTCAGTTCGAACACGGCGGTCGAGCGGACCGGGTGGTTTGCCGAGGTGCGGCGCACGCGGATCGGATCGCCCTACGTGGTGGCGGCGATGAACGCCCTGCGCGCGGAGGGGCGAAACCGGGTGGTGGGGTACGAGGCGAACGGGGGATTCCTGGTGGGTGCGGACTTCGAACTGCCCGAGGGACGTCTGGGGGCACTTCCGACCCGGGACGCGGTGATCGTGATGCTTGGGGTGCTGATGCAGGCGCGTCGGGAGGGGCGGTCGGTGTCGGAAGCGGTGGCGGCGCTGCCGGGGCGTTGGACGGCGAGCGATCGGTTGACGGAGTTCCCGGTGGAACGGAGCCGGGCGATCATGGAGCGGTTGGGCGGGAGCGATGCGGAAGGGCGGACGGCGGCGGTGGAGCGGGTATTGGGCGGGGTGGTGGGGGATCGCGTGGCGGACGTGGATTTAACGGACGGCGTCCGGGCGACGTTCAGGAGGGGTGAGGTGGTGCATTTGCGGCCGTCGGGGAACGCGCCTGAGTTTCGGTGTTACACGGAGGCGGACACCGAGGCGCGGGCGGTGTCGTTGTGCGCCGCCGTGCTCGGCCAGTTGCGGGACGCGGAGGAAGGGGGATAGGGGGGCTTCGAGGAAGGAGGTCGGGGGAAGGTCCAGACCGGGTTCAGGGCGCCGAAGGGGCTTTGAGGCGCCAGTACCGCCAGAGGGCGAAGGCGAGGAAGAGCGGGGCCCCGATGGCGGCGGCGTAGAGGAGGGGAAGCAGGGCGTTGAACCAGGCGGCCACGGCGATGAGGAACAGGGCGTCGTCGAAATCGAACCGGCTTGGGTAGCTGAATGCCACGCTGGGGTGGCTGCCCCCGGTGTGGACCAGGAAGACGACAATGAAGGTGGCCCCCACGGAGAGCCCGGCGAGAGCGCCGAGGATCGGGCCCCAGGGTCCGGCGAAGCGGTCGGCGAGGCCGATGCCGATGCCCAGGAAAGTGGCCACATTCACCACCATGTCCGACACGAGGTCGAACCAGTGGCCGCCCTTGGAGATGCGGCCGGAGACGCGGGCCAGTTCGCCGTCGG from Verrucomicrobiia bacterium carries:
- a CDS encoding phosphomannomutase, translated to MTLSLREWMALSGVKFGTSGARGRVTDMTDRVCEAYTSGFLGYLRRIGDWPDAGGFVAVAGDLRPSTGRIMAAVRRAIRAAGGRPIACGRVPSPAVALLGLERRIPAIMVTGSHIPDDRNGIKFNKSSGEILKDDEAGMMEQAVAWEETAYDGEGAWRGGAEPEPELDEAAGEGYVRRYLEGFPGRPLRGLRLGIYQHSAVGRDLLMRILSGLGAETVPLGRSDRFLPVDTEAIREEDVALARDWAEKERFDAIVSTDGDSDRPLVSDESGRWLRGDVAGILCARFLGAEAVVTPVSSNTAVERTGWFAEVRRTRIGSPYVVAAMNALRAEGRNRVVGYEANGGFLVGADFELPEGRLGALPTRDAVIVMLGVLMQARREGRSVSEAVAALPGRWTASDRLTEFPVERSRAIMERLGGSDAEGRTAAVERVLGGVVGDRVADVDLTDGVRATFRRGEVVHLRPSGNAPEFRCYTEADTEARAVSLCAAVLGQLRDAEEGG
- a CDS encoding SDR family oxidoreductase: MQLFDLSDEVAVVIGATGVLGGALAEGLAAAGARVAVLGRNAERGHARVKAIQAAGGTASFFATDAMVRESLEGAREAAVAALGPASILVNAAGGNDPKVTVTAERAFETLAPEDWRANFDLNLVGGVLLPCQVFGPPMVARGRGSIINVASASAHVPLSRVVAYSAAKAAVLNLTRFLAREWAAQGVRVNAITPGFFPAEQNRRLLFEADGTPTPRARAILGHTPMNRFGEAPELVGAAVFLASARASGFVTGTDLVVDGGFLAQTI
- a CDS encoding CDP-alcohol phosphatidyltransferase family protein yields the protein MPDPTSPNPEAPRLVPPPRTYAHMVARWCILPLVRTPVTPNHLTTLRLISGLGAAVLFALGGPFWTVWGGVVFAVSAVLDRADGELARVSGRISKGGHWFDLVSDMVVNVATFLGIGIGLADRFAGPWGPILGALAGLSVGATFIVVFLVHTGGSHPSVAFSYPSRFDFDDALFLIAVAAWFNALLPLLYAAAIGAPLFLAFALWRYWRLKAPSAP
- a CDS encoding CBS domain-containing protein translates to MDVPGIVNAVLEMKGRDVFTILPEATVFEAIQQLAARNIGALLVMEGEQLRGVFSERDYTRKVALQGRSSKKTKVHEVITGRVVVVHPTTAVAECLRLMTGNRIRHLPVVEEERVIGLVSIGDLVNFIMGSQQATIEQLHSYIAGGYPG